A single Methylobacterium sp. 17Sr1-1 DNA region contains:
- a CDS encoding SURF1 family protein gives MTASDQLVKPAGAAPPRRKRLFLVALSLLATALFLSLGIWQVERRAWKLDLIARVESRLASPPVPAPGRAAWPTISRDADEYRRVTARGRFLSGRAVRTMAVTEKGAGSWLLEPLVTEAGDTILVNRGFVPPDWQPPPGDGEGSVTVTGLLRIPEPGGGFLRSNDPAHDRWYSRDVAAIADAKGLGPAAPYFIDADASGNRPGAPVGGLTVVAFRNHHLIYALTWFGLAALSGYAAYRALRER, from the coding sequence GTGACGGCGAGCGACCAACTCGTGAAGCCGGCCGGGGCGGCTCCGCCCCGGCGCAAGCGCCTCTTCCTGGTGGCGCTCTCGCTGCTCGCGACCGCCCTGTTCCTCAGTCTCGGGATCTGGCAGGTCGAGCGCCGGGCCTGGAAGCTCGACCTCATCGCCCGCGTCGAGTCGCGGCTCGCCAGCCCCCCCGTCCCGGCACCCGGTCGGGCCGCGTGGCCGACGATCTCTCGCGACGCCGACGAGTACCGCCGCGTCACGGCGCGGGGCCGCTTCCTCTCGGGCCGCGCGGTCCGCACCATGGCGGTGACCGAGAAGGGCGCCGGCTCCTGGCTGCTCGAACCCCTCGTGACCGAGGCCGGCGACACGATCCTCGTCAACCGCGGCTTCGTGCCCCCCGACTGGCAGCCTCCGCCGGGAGACGGGGAGGGGAGCGTCACGGTGACGGGCCTGCTGCGGATCCCTGAGCCCGGCGGCGGCTTCCTGCGCAGCAACGATCCGGCCCATGACCGCTGGTACTCTCGCGACGTCGCGGCGATCGCGGACGCCAAGGGTCTCGGCCCGGCGGCCCCCTACTTCATCGACGCGGACGCCTCCGGCAACCGGCCGGGCGCGCCGGTCGGCGGGCTGACCGTCGTGGCGTTCCGCAACCATCACCTGATCTACGCGCTGACCTGGTTCGGGCTCGCGGCGTTGTCGGGCTATGCGGCGTATCGGGCGCTGCGGGAGCGGTGA
- the cyoD gene encoding cytochrome o ubiquinol oxidase subunit IV, producing the protein MSARAPASDGVHSGSVHVEVVHDHHEAGHGSRRGYITGFVLSVILTAIPFWLVMAEVFSDARVTSLVIMAFAVVQIVVHMVYFLHMNARSEGGWTMMALIFTIVLVVIALSGSLWVMYHLNTNMMPVSPSDMRTMP; encoded by the coding sequence ATGAGCGCCCGCGCTCCCGCTTCCGACGGTGTCCATTCCGGCTCCGTGCACGTCGAGGTCGTCCACGACCATCACGAGGCCGGGCACGGCTCGCGCAGGGGCTACATCACCGGCTTCGTCCTGTCGGTGATCCTGACGGCGATCCCGTTCTGGCTGGTGATGGCGGAGGTCTTTTCGGACGCCCGCGTCACCTCGCTCGTCATCATGGCCTTCGCGGTCGTGCAGATCGTGGTCCACATGGTCTACTTCCTGCACATGAACGCGCGCTCGGAAGGCGGCTGGACCATGATGGCGCTGATCTTCACCATCGTGCTGGTGGTGATCGCGCTCTCGGGCTCGCTCTGGGTGATGTACCACCTCAACACCAACATGATGCCGGTGTCGCCGAGCGACATGCGCACCATGCCGTGA
- a CDS encoding response regulator transcription factor: MSDDDRLLVIVEDDDRFAATLTRSLERRGYTVVSLAGLAPLEALLAERTPAYAVVDLKLNGESGLACVKALHDHDPGILTVVLTGYASIATAVEAIKLGACHYLAKPANTDDIEAAFSKAEGDVDVSLDGRPTSIKTLEWERIHQTLVETDFNISETARRLGMHRRTLARKLDKQQVK; this comes from the coding sequence ATGTCCGACGACGACCGCCTGCTCGTCATCGTCGAGGACGACGACCGCTTCGCCGCCACCCTGACCCGCTCGCTGGAGCGGCGCGGCTATACCGTGGTGAGCCTGGCGGGCCTCGCCCCCCTCGAAGCTTTGCTCGCCGAGCGCACGCCGGCCTACGCCGTGGTCGACCTCAAGCTCAACGGCGAATCGGGCCTCGCCTGCGTCAAGGCGCTCCACGACCACGATCCGGGCATCCTCACGGTGGTGCTGACGGGCTATGCCAGCATCGCGACGGCGGTCGAGGCGATCAAGCTCGGCGCCTGCCACTATCTCGCCAAGCCCGCCAACACCGACGACATCGAGGCGGCGTTCTCCAAGGCGGAAGGCGACGTCGACGTCTCCCTCGACGGCCGGCCGACCTCGATCAAGACCCTCGAATGGGAGCGCATCCACCAGACCCTGGTCGAGACCGACTTCAACATCTCGGAGACCGCGCGCCGGCTCGGGATGCACCGGCGCACGCTGGCCCGCAAGCTCGACAAGCAGCAGGTGAAGTAA
- a CDS encoding ABC transporter permease, translating to MAALARYWRNPAALLGAVLLLLVVAVALAAPVLFPKDPLGLAGRPLQWPFVNPKVWLGTDASGRDIAAQVFHGARVSLLIGLVATVIAIAIGIAVGAVAGFYGGIVDDVLMRVTEAFQTLPNFLLLLVLVAVFGSDITTVTVAIGLVSWPAPARLTRAEFLTLRNREFVQACRVLGMGDARIIAREILPNALPPVIVYASVVMAVAILLESALAFLNLSDPNVASWGNLIGAGRGVLRTQWYVSAIPGVAILVTVLAVSLVGQGLNDALNPRLRGPAPVKTAA from the coding sequence ATGGCGGCTCTCGCGCGCTATTGGCGCAACCCGGCGGCGCTCCTCGGCGCCGTGCTCCTCCTCCTCGTCGTCGCGGTGGCGCTCGCCGCCCCGGTGCTGTTTCCCAAGGACCCGCTCGGCCTCGCCGGCCGGCCGCTGCAATGGCCCTTCGTCAACCCGAAGGTCTGGCTCGGCACCGATGCGAGCGGGCGCGACATCGCCGCCCAGGTGTTCCACGGCGCCCGGGTGTCGCTGCTGATCGGCCTCGTCGCCACGGTGATCGCCATCGCGATCGGCATCGCGGTCGGCGCGGTCGCGGGCTTCTACGGTGGGATCGTCGACGACGTCCTGATGCGGGTGACGGAAGCCTTCCAGACCCTGCCGAACTTCCTCCTGCTCCTCGTGCTCGTCGCGGTGTTCGGCTCGGACATCACCACCGTCACGGTGGCGATCGGTCTCGTCTCCTGGCCGGCCCCGGCCCGGCTGACCCGTGCCGAGTTCCTCACGTTGCGCAACCGCGAATTCGTCCAGGCCTGTCGGGTGCTCGGCATGGGCGACGCCCGCATCATCGCCCGGGAGATCCTGCCGAACGCCCTGCCGCCGGTGATCGTCTACGCGAGCGTGGTGATGGCGGTGGCGATCCTGCTCGAGAGCGCGCTCGCCTTCCTCAACCTCTCGGACCCGAACGTCGCCTCCTGGGGCAACCTGATCGGGGCCGGGCGCGGCGTGCTGCGCACGCAATGGTACGTCTCGGCGATTCCGGGCGTGGCGATCCTGGTCACGGTGCTCGCCGTGTCGCTGGTCGGCCAGGGCCTCAACGACGCCCTCAACCCGCGCCTGCGCGGCCCCGCACCGGTAAAGACCGCCGCATGA
- a CDS encoding opioid growth factor receptor-related protein has protein sequence MTETSAGPIHAFLAGRGQDGRGRYLAEVLAFDDARIEGVHDFIQWLFPLSEPSRAVPGAPVLGAAEAVAIRADPAARAGLLAARDRMLRFYAGTDGWLTAFDHNHLRITRILTALRDLVGREEARTFHEAVLGLDQAAGSPVNPRSLEYWRRAVED, from the coding sequence ATGACCGAGACGAGTGCGGGACCGATCCACGCCTTCCTCGCCGGCCGCGGCCAAGACGGGCGCGGGCGCTACCTCGCCGAGGTGCTGGCCTTCGACGATGCCCGCATCGAGGGGGTGCACGACTTCATCCAGTGGTTGTTCCCGCTCAGCGAGCCGAGCCGGGCGGTGCCGGGGGCGCCGGTGCTCGGGGCGGCGGAGGCGGTCGCGATCCGGGCCGATCCGGCGGCGCGGGCCGGGCTCCTGGCCGCGCGCGACCGGATGCTGCGCTTCTACGCCGGAACCGATGGGTGGCTGACGGCCTTCGACCACAACCACCTGCGCATCACCCGCATCCTCACCGCCCTGCGGGATCTCGTCGGGCGGGAGGAGGCTCGGACCTTCCACGAGGCCGTTCTCGGCCTCGACCAGGCGGCAGGCTCCCCGGTGAACCCGAGGAGCCTCGAATATTGGCGACGGGCCGTCGAGGACTAG
- a CDS encoding acyl-CoA dehydrogenase, translating to MNAPSAAVATQTNLSPVKPHEGTRGAFRWDDPFLLDDQLTDDERLIRDSARSFAQERLLPGIVEAYAEEKTDRSLFNAMGELGLLGVTLPEEYGCAGASYVAYGLVAREVERVDSGYRSMMSVQSSLVMYPIYAYGDENQRKKYLPKLASGEFVGCFGLTEPDAGSDPAGMKTRADKIDGGYRLSGAKTWISNAPIADVFVVWAKSPAHDNQIRGFILEKGMKGLSAPKIKGKLSLRASVTGEIVMDGVEVPESALLPNVSGLKGPFGCLNRARYGISWGALGAAEDCWHRARQYTLDRKQFNRPLAQTQLVQKKLADMQTEIALGLQGSLRVGRLFDEGRMAPEMISLVKRNNCGKALAIAREARDMHGGNGIMGEYHVMRHAQNLETVNTYEGTHDVHALILGRAQTGLQAFF from the coding sequence ATGAACGCCCCGTCCGCCGCGGTCGCGACCCAGACCAACCTGAGCCCGGTGAAGCCCCACGAGGGCACCCGCGGCGCGTTCCGGTGGGACGACCCGTTCCTGCTCGACGACCAGCTCACCGACGACGAGCGCCTGATCCGCGACTCGGCCCGCAGCTTCGCGCAGGAGCGCCTGCTGCCCGGCATCGTCGAGGCCTATGCCGAGGAGAAGACCGACCGCTCGCTGTTCAACGCGATGGGTGAGCTCGGCCTGCTCGGCGTCACCCTGCCGGAGGAATACGGCTGCGCCGGAGCAAGCTACGTCGCCTACGGCCTCGTCGCCCGCGAGGTCGAGCGGGTCGATTCCGGCTACCGCTCGATGATGAGCGTGCAATCCTCGCTCGTCATGTACCCGATCTACGCCTACGGCGACGAGAACCAGCGCAAGAAATACCTGCCGAAGCTGGCGTCGGGCGAGTTCGTCGGCTGTTTCGGCCTGACCGAGCCGGATGCCGGCTCCGATCCGGCCGGCATGAAGACCCGGGCCGACAAGATCGACGGCGGCTACCGCCTGTCGGGCGCCAAGACCTGGATCTCGAACGCGCCGATCGCCGACGTGTTCGTGGTCTGGGCGAAGTCCCCGGCCCACGACAACCAGATCCGCGGCTTCATCCTGGAGAAGGGGATGAAGGGGCTCTCGGCGCCGAAGATCAAGGGCAAGCTGAGCTTGCGCGCCTCGGTCACCGGCGAGATCGTGATGGACGGCGTCGAGGTGCCGGAGAGCGCGCTGCTGCCGAACGTCTCGGGGCTGAAGGGTCCGTTCGGCTGCCTCAACCGGGCGCGCTACGGCATCTCCTGGGGGGCGCTGGGCGCCGCCGAGGATTGCTGGCACCGGGCGCGGCAATACACGCTCGACCGCAAGCAGTTCAACCGGCCGCTCGCCCAGACCCAGCTGGTGCAGAAGAAGCTCGCCGACATGCAGACCGAGATCGCGCTGGGCCTCCAGGGCTCGTTGCGGGTCGGCCGGCTGTTCGACGAGGGCCGGATGGCGCCGGAAATGATCTCGCTGGTCAAGCGCAACAATTGCGGCAAGGCGCTGGCCATCGCCCGCGAGGCGCGCGACATGCACGGCGGCAACGGCATCATGGGCGAGTACCACGTGATGCGCCACGCCCAGAACCTCGAGACGGTGAACACCTACGAGGGCACCCACGACGTCCACGCCCTGATCCTGGGCCGGGCGCAGACGGGCTTGCAGGCGTTCTTCTAG
- a CDS encoding acyl-CoA dehydrogenase family protein, giving the protein MDFTLSERQRHWRDRVRAFMDEHVRPAVPTYKAEMEAFGTDRWQPVPVIERLKPKAREAGLWNLFLPPSPEHDDGTFRGAGLTNLDYALCAEEMGRIQWASEVFNCSAPDTGNMEVLHRYGTKAQKERWLTPLMAGEIRSAFLMTEPDVASSDATNIETKVRRDGDHYVISGRKWWSSGVGDPRCAVAIVMGKTDTSAPLHQQQSQILVPLDTPGIEVVRMLPVFGYDDAPHGHAEVILNDVRVPAENLLLGEGRGFEIAQGRLGPGRIHHCMRTIGVAEEALEKMAKRLLGRVAFGKRIADHSVWEQRIGEARTDIEMTRLLCLKAADMMDKVGNKGAKLEIAMIKVAAPRMALKIIDDAIQAHGGAGVSSDAGLAYSYARIRTLRLADGPDEVHNRSIARLELAQYGNRERPKA; this is encoded by the coding sequence ATGGACTTCACCCTCTCCGAGCGGCAGCGCCACTGGCGCGACCGGGTCCGGGCCTTCATGGACGAGCATGTCCGCCCGGCCGTGCCGACCTACAAGGCCGAGATGGAGGCCTTCGGCACCGATCGCTGGCAGCCGGTGCCGGTGATCGAGCGCCTGAAGCCCAAGGCCCGCGAGGCGGGCCTGTGGAACCTGTTCCTGCCCCCCTCCCCCGAGCACGACGACGGGACGTTTCGCGGGGCGGGTCTGACCAACCTCGACTACGCGCTCTGCGCCGAGGAGATGGGCCGGATCCAGTGGGCTTCCGAGGTGTTCAACTGCTCGGCGCCCGATACCGGCAACATGGAGGTGCTGCACCGCTACGGCACCAAGGCGCAGAAGGAGCGCTGGCTCACCCCCCTGATGGCGGGCGAGATCCGCTCGGCCTTCCTGATGACCGAGCCGGACGTCGCCTCCTCGGACGCCACCAACATCGAGACGAAGGTTCGCCGAGACGGCGACCATTACGTGATCAGCGGCCGCAAGTGGTGGTCCTCGGGCGTCGGCGATCCGCGCTGCGCGGTCGCGATCGTGATGGGCAAGACCGACACCAGCGCCCCCCTGCACCAGCAGCAATCGCAGATCCTCGTCCCCCTCGACACGCCCGGGATCGAGGTGGTGCGGATGCTGCCGGTCTTCGGCTACGACGACGCGCCCCACGGCCACGCCGAGGTGATCCTCAACGACGTGCGGGTGCCGGCCGAAAATCTTTTGCTCGGCGAGGGCCGCGGCTTCGAGATCGCGCAGGGCCGGCTCGGGCCGGGGCGCATCCATCATTGCATGCGCACCATCGGGGTGGCGGAAGAGGCGCTGGAGAAGATGGCCAAGCGCCTGCTCGGCCGCGTCGCCTTCGGCAAGCGCATCGCCGACCACTCGGTCTGGGAGCAGCGCATCGGCGAGGCCCGCACCGACATCGAGATGACGCGGCTCCTCTGCCTCAAGGCGGCGGACATGATGGACAAGGTCGGCAACAAGGGCGCCAAGCTCGAGATCGCGATGATCAAGGTCGCGGCCCCCCGCATGGCGCTGAAGATCATCGACGACGCGATCCAGGCCCATGGCGGCGCCGGCGTCAGCAGCGATGCCGGCCTCGCCTATTCCTACGCCCGCATCCGCACGCTGCGCCTCGCCGACGGGCCGGACGAGGTCCATAACCGCTCGATCGCCCGGTTGGAGCTGGCGCAGTACGGCAACCGCGAGCGGCCGAAGGCCTGA
- a CDS encoding ATP-binding protein, producing MTDLRRTARATLVTAARHLGIGSLAGLGESGAPEDHDGGRQNLLLLVQLRWIAVAGQVVTIAVAQAGLGIALPLGAMAVVLAGLVLLNLVSLGWIARGGGVTEGVLFMALLLDVVALTLQLSLSGGATNPFTSLFLLQLTLAAVLLSSRATIGLVAITTAALGVLMLAYRPLVLPPGDSGELFRLYLVGMLVSFVIDAALIAVFVTRISRNLRRQDARLADLRQRAAEEDHIVRMGLLASGAAHELGTPLSSLSVILGDWRRMPELTSSPDIAREIEEMQEAVGRCKAIVTGILLAAGAARGEAPHLTTVRGFVTELVGDWRRMRSCFCLQVRDEFGEDEEIVSDTALKQVLFNVLDNALDLSPNFVELAALRDGDTLRLSVTDRGPGFAPEMLARLGQPYTSSKGRLGGGLGLFLVVNVVRKLGGTVEARNRSYGGAVVTISLPLSSLTV from the coding sequence ATGACCGACCTGCGCCGCACCGCCCGCGCCACCCTCGTCACCGCTGCCCGCCACCTCGGCATCGGCTCCCTGGCCGGTCTCGGCGAGTCCGGCGCGCCCGAGGACCATGACGGCGGCCGCCAGAACCTCCTCCTCCTGGTGCAGCTGCGCTGGATCGCGGTGGCGGGCCAGGTCGTCACCATCGCGGTGGCGCAAGCGGGCCTCGGCATCGCCCTGCCGCTCGGGGCGATGGCGGTGGTGCTCGCCGGTCTCGTCCTCCTCAACCTCGTCAGCCTGGGCTGGATCGCCCGCGGCGGCGGCGTCACCGAGGGGGTGCTGTTCATGGCCCTCCTCCTCGACGTGGTGGCGCTCACGCTGCAGCTCTCGCTGAGCGGCGGCGCCACCAACCCGTTCACCTCGCTGTTCCTGCTCCAGCTCACCCTCGCGGCGGTGCTCTTGAGCAGCCGGGCGACGATCGGCCTCGTCGCCATCACCACCGCGGCGCTCGGCGTGCTGATGCTGGCCTACCGGCCGCTGGTGCTGCCGCCGGGCGACAGCGGCGAGCTCTTTCGGCTCTACCTCGTCGGCATGCTGGTGAGCTTCGTCATCGACGCCGCGCTGATCGCGGTGTTCGTCACCCGCATCTCGCGCAACCTGCGCCGGCAGGATGCGCGGCTCGCCGACCTGCGCCAGCGCGCGGCGGAAGAAGACCACATCGTCCGGATGGGCCTCCTCGCCTCCGGGGCGGCGCACGAGCTCGGCACGCCGCTCTCCTCGCTCTCGGTGATCCTCGGCGACTGGCGCCGGATGCCGGAACTGACCTCGTCTCCCGACATCGCCCGCGAGATCGAGGAGATGCAGGAGGCGGTGGGGCGCTGCAAGGCGATCGTCACCGGCATCCTGCTCGCCGCCGGCGCCGCCCGCGGCGAGGCTCCCCATCTCACCACCGTGCGCGGCTTCGTCACCGAGCTCGTCGGCGACTGGCGGCGGATGCGCTCCTGCTTCTGCCTCCAGGTCCGCGACGAGTTCGGCGAGGACGAGGAGATCGTCTCCGACACCGCCCTCAAGCAGGTGCTGTTCAACGTCCTCGACAATGCGCTGGACCTGTCGCCGAACTTCGTCGAGCTGGCTGCCTTGCGCGACGGCGATACCCTGCGGCTCTCGGTCACCGATCGCGGCCCGGGTTTCGCACCCGAGATGCTGGCGCGGCTCGGCCAGCCCTATACATCGAGCAAGGGGCGCCTCGGCGGCGGGCTCGGGCTGTTCCTGGTCGTCAACGTCGTGCGCAAGCTCGGCGGCACGGTGGAAGCCCGCAACCGCAGCTACGGAGGCGCCGTCGTGACCATCAGCCTGCCGCTCTCCAGTTTGACGGTGTGA
- a CDS encoding ABC transporter permease, whose protein sequence is MTILLLALRRLAASLPTLLVILAGLFLLLQLAPGDTVDALMAQMGGGDPATAEELRRYYGLDLPAAAQLARYLWRLVQLDLGQSAIYGKPVATVIAERLPVTLMLMGASLTLAFAGGTCLGVLAARRIGQWPDTLISTLGLMFYATPSFWFGLMGIVLFAIHLGWLPAGGIEEVGAGYTGVTRLLDIARHLVLPTLTLALVFLATYLRIMRASMLEVMNLDYVRTARAKGLGETGVIVRHALRNALLPMVTLVGLQAGTMLGGSVVVESVFALPGLGRLAYESVVQRDLNTLLGIVFVSALLVITVNFVVDLIYGRLDPRIAAGR, encoded by the coding sequence ATGACCATCCTCCTCCTCGCGCTCCGCCGCCTCGCCGCCAGCCTCCCCACCCTCCTCGTCATCCTGGCGGGGCTCTTCCTGCTGCTCCAGCTCGCCCCCGGCGACACCGTCGATGCGCTGATGGCCCAGATGGGCGGCGGCGATCCGGCGACGGCCGAGGAATTGCGCCGCTATTACGGGCTCGACCTGCCGGCCGCGGCCCAGCTCGCCCGCTACCTGTGGCGGCTGGTGCAGCTCGATCTCGGCCAGTCGGCGATCTACGGCAAGCCGGTCGCGACCGTGATCGCCGAGCGGCTGCCCGTGACGCTCATGCTGATGGGCGCCTCCCTCACCCTCGCCTTCGCGGGCGGGACCTGCCTCGGTGTGCTGGCGGCGCGGCGGATCGGGCAATGGCCCGACACCCTGATCTCGACGCTGGGCCTGATGTTCTACGCCACGCCCTCGTTCTGGTTCGGGCTGATGGGGATCGTGCTGTTCGCGATCCATCTCGGCTGGCTGCCGGCCGGCGGCATCGAGGAGGTCGGCGCCGGCTATACCGGCGTGACGCGCCTCCTCGACATCGCCCGCCACCTCGTCCTGCCGACCCTGACGCTCGCTCTCGTCTTCCTCGCCACCTACCTGCGGATCATGCGCGCCTCGATGCTGGAGGTGATGAACCTCGACTACGTCCGCACCGCCCGAGCGAAGGGACTGGGCGAGACCGGCGTGATCGTGCGCCATGCCTTGCGCAACGCGCTCCTTCCCATGGTCACCCTGGTCGGCCTCCAGGCCGGCACGATGCTCGGCGGCTCGGTGGTGGTCGAGAGCGTGTTCGCGCTGCCGGGCCTCGGGCGGCTCGCCTACGAATCGGTGGTGCAGCGCGACCTCAACACCCTGCTCGGCATCGTGTTCGTGTCGGCGCTCCTCGTCATCACGGTGAATTTTGTGGTCGATCTGATCTACGGCCGGCTCGATCCGCGCATCGCGGCGGGGCGCTAA
- the cyoC gene encoding cytochrome o ubiquinol oxidase subunit III, which translates to MAQSHTVTASDGELHFYVADEHGHAEGGTMLGFWLYLMSDCLIFAILFATYGVLGRNYAAGPSGADLFDLKLVAVNTAMLLFSSITYGFAMLEMEKGDQRMTQAWLAITGAFGLCFIGLELYEFAHLIHEGATPQRSAFLSSFFTLVGTHGLHVSFGLVWLVTLMVQVHQRGLIEANRRRLMCLSMFWHFLDVIWIGVFTFVYLMGSLT; encoded by the coding sequence ATGGCACAGTCACACACGGTCACGGCGAGCGACGGCGAGCTGCACTTCTACGTCGCCGACGAGCACGGTCACGCCGAGGGCGGGACCATGCTCGGGTTCTGGCTCTACCTGATGAGCGACTGCCTGATCTTCGCGATCCTGTTCGCGACGTACGGCGTGCTCGGACGGAACTACGCGGCAGGCCCGTCCGGAGCGGACCTGTTCGACCTCAAGCTCGTGGCGGTGAACACCGCCATGCTGCTCTTCTCCTCCATCACCTACGGCTTCGCCATGCTGGAGATGGAGAAGGGCGACCAGCGGATGACGCAAGCCTGGCTGGCGATCACCGGGGCGTTCGGCCTCTGCTTCATCGGCCTCGAGCTCTACGAGTTCGCCCACCTGATCCACGAGGGCGCCACGCCCCAGCGCAGCGCCTTCCTGTCCTCGTTCTTCACCCTGGTCGGGACGCACGGCCTGCACGTCAGCTTCGGGCTGGTCTGGCTCGTGACCCTGATGGTGCAGGTGCACCAGCGCGGCCTGATCGAGGCCAACCGCCGCCGGCTGATGTGCCTGAGCATGTTCTGGCACTTCCTCGACGTGATCTGGATCGGCGTCTTCACCTTCGTCTACCTGATGGGGTCCCTGACATGA
- a CDS encoding ABC transporter substrate-binding protein, producing MIIDRRDALKRAGLLALGTAAWSPAALTRALAQGSGTSAGTPRRGGVLTVQLNGEQRVLNPAIRASTGVYVITSKIVEPLVDLDQDGKPAGVLATSWEAAPDGKTVTFTLRQGVTWHDGKPFTSADVQYTAMELWKKYLNYGTQLQLYLDAVDTPDPHTAVFRYSRPIPLNLLLRALCDLGYVAPRHVFEGTNVLENPANTAPIGTGPFKFVSYERGQHVIAERNQNYWREGFPYLDRIVWRFITDKAAASAALETGQVQLSTYNALALADLDRLKSDKRFTVSSKGLEANAFNNTLEFNTRRKELADVRVRRAIAHAIDVPFFIENFIYGLGKPATGPIPSSSTAFYPDNPAPYAFDPKKAAALLDEAGFKRGAGGTRFSLKLVPIMNGEDVPLLATFIQQSLQAVGIKVDIVNLDTAGALSTVYRDWNFDLATGWHQYRGDPAVSTTVWYRSGSPKGAPWTNQYGWQSDLVDRLTDEAASELDPEKRKALYAQWVKAVNDEIPVWMMTERTFLSATSKRVHGDHNTPRWGSGDWHDAWIEA from the coding sequence ATGATCATCGACCGCCGCGACGCCCTCAAGCGGGCCGGCCTTCTCGCGCTCGGCACCGCGGCCTGGAGCCCGGCGGCCCTGACGCGGGCGCTCGCGCAAGGGAGCGGGACTTCGGCCGGAACTCCCCGGCGCGGCGGCGTGCTGACGGTGCAGCTCAACGGCGAGCAGCGGGTGCTCAACCCGGCGATCCGCGCCTCGACCGGCGTCTACGTCATCACCTCGAAGATCGTCGAGCCGCTGGTCGATCTCGACCAGGACGGCAAGCCGGCCGGCGTGCTCGCGACCTCCTGGGAGGCGGCGCCCGACGGCAAGACCGTGACCTTCACGCTGCGCCAGGGCGTGACCTGGCACGACGGCAAGCCGTTCACGAGCGCCGACGTGCAGTACACCGCGATGGAGCTGTGGAAGAAGTACCTGAACTACGGCACACAGCTTCAACTGTATCTCGACGCCGTCGACACGCCCGATCCGCACACGGCGGTGTTCCGCTATTCCCGGCCGATTCCGTTGAACCTGCTGCTGCGGGCGCTGTGCGACCTCGGCTACGTCGCGCCCCGGCACGTCTTCGAGGGCACCAACGTGCTCGAGAACCCGGCCAACACCGCGCCGATCGGCACCGGGCCGTTCAAGTTCGTGTCCTACGAGCGCGGCCAGCACGTCATCGCCGAGCGCAACCAAAACTACTGGCGCGAGGGCTTCCCCTATCTCGACCGGATCGTCTGGCGCTTCATCACCGACAAGGCGGCGGCCTCGGCGGCGCTCGAGACCGGCCAGGTCCAGCTCTCGACCTACAACGCGCTGGCGCTCGCCGATCTCGACCGGCTGAAGTCGGACAAGCGCTTCACCGTGTCGAGCAAGGGACTGGAGGCCAACGCCTTCAACAACACGCTCGAATTCAACACCCGCCGCAAGGAGCTGGCGGATGTCCGGGTGCGCCGGGCGATCGCGCACGCCATCGACGTGCCGTTCTTCATCGAGAACTTCATCTACGGCCTCGGCAAGCCGGCCACCGGCCCGATCCCGTCCTCCTCGACCGCCTTCTACCCGGACAACCCGGCGCCCTACGCCTTCGACCCGAAGAAGGCGGCGGCCCTCCTCGACGAGGCCGGGTTCAAGCGCGGCGCCGGCGGCACCCGCTTCTCGCTCAAGCTCGTGCCGATCATGAACGGCGAGGACGTGCCGCTGCTCGCCACCTTCATCCAGCAATCGCTCCAGGCGGTCGGGATCAAGGTCGACATCGTCAACCTCGACACGGCGGGGGCCCTCTCGACGGTCTACCGCGACTGGAACTTCGACCTCGCCACCGGCTGGCACCAGTATCGCGGCGATCCGGCGGTCTCGACCACCGTGTGGTACCGCTCCGGCTCGCCGAAGGGCGCGCCCTGGACCAACCAGTACGGCTGGCAATCCGACCTCGTCGACCGCCTCACCGACGAGGCGGCGAGTGAGCTCGATCCCGAGAAGCGCAAGGCGCTGTACGCCCAGTGGGTCAAGGCGGTGAACGACGAGATCCCGGTCTGGATGATGACCGAGCGCACCTTCCTGTCGGCGACGAGCAAGCGCGTGCACGGGGACCACAATACGCCGCGCTGGGGCTCGGGGGATTGGCACGACGCGTGGATCGAGGCGTGA